A window of Ostreibacterium oceani genomic DNA:
TACGTAACAGGTGCGACGGCTTATGAATGCCCCTGTGGTCTGCCAGCAGAACAAGAAGCGGCAATCCAAACGTTAATGAAGTCAGCGGCAAAAGCGATTGGCGTCAAGGACTGGTCTCGGGTGGATGTGATGCTCGATGCGGCGCAACAACCTTGGCTGCTAGAAATTAACACCATACCAGGTATGACGCCGACATCGCTAGTGCCAAAAGCCGCAAAACAAGCAGGAATGCGATTCGAAGACACCGTCATTAAAATACTAAAAACTTCATGGGAGAGTTACCATGCGTGATTTTGCAAGTTATGTCAATAACCAGCGATTACCCGATAAACGAGGGGTTTCCATGCGCCGCGATATTGATTGGTGGATGGAGTTTGTTGCAAGTAAGTTAGCCAAATGTTTGTTTTTGTTATTGCTGGCTGCGATGTTGCTTTTGGGTAAGTTGTTTGGGCAGCTGGCACAAGACGCGAGCCGTTTTCCGATTAATGACATTACGTTAAAAGGCGAGATAAAAATCACAACCGCTGAGAAAATTCACGCGGCATTACAGCCATTTAACCAAACTAGTTTTTTTGGTGTTGATGTCAATGCCGTATCAGCGTCATTGCATGAATTACCGTGGATACAGCAAGTTTCGGTGGAACGGGCATGGCCTGATCAATTGTTGATTCATGTTTCTGAGTACGATGCGCGTTATCGTTGGGGTGATGGGTATCTGCTAGACGCATCTGGTAGTCGATTTCCAAATAGTGGGCATCAGGCTTTTGCGGCGTTACCGCTGTTAATCGGTCCAGATGGGTTTGAATCGATGGTCATTGATACCTACGAAAAGGTCGAAGCCGTGTTTTTACCGATAGCGGCGGCAAAAGGCCAGCTACCACTAAAACAATTGGTATTAACGCCATATTTATCCTGGGAGTTACATTTAGACAAGCAAGTAGTGGTAAAATTCGGGCGCGATCAATTTGGAGAGCGTTTACAGCGCTTTGCAGAAGCTTACCAAGTCGGTAAAATTCCCGAATTAGAAAAACTGCAAACGATTGATTTTCGTTATCGCAGTGGGTTTGCTGTTAAATGGCAACCAGCCTTTGCACCCAAAGCGAATGAAGCAGAGCTGATTGATGCTTCACATACTGAGATATAGACCATAAATTGATGAAAAAATGAAGTATGGACAAATAGTTGCTGCAATCGATATTGGCTCTGAGAAAATTGTTGCCGCGTTGGCAAATATCTCAGCTCAGGGAGATATTAACCTCATTGCGTTGGTGGAAAAACAGTCCAAAGGCGTTAAAAAGGGGGGGATTGCCAATATCGCACTAGTTAAGCACACCGTCAACGCGGTGTTAGATGAGCTAGAGGCAGATGGCAGTTATCAAATCCATTCAATTATTTCGTCTATTTCAGGCATTAATATTGTCGGGCATAATGCAGACGGTCGTATCGTGATTAAGAGTAACCATATTACCAAACATAACGTGCTACAAGCCGCCATGATTGCCCGAGATGTCGCAGTTCAGGAAGGGCGACACCTGCTGCATTTGCTAAAGCAAGATATTATCGTAGATAACCAGCATGGTATAGACGACCCGATTGGACTGATTGGTGAAACGCTTGAGCTTCACGCGCATGCTATTACCACCACACAAACGCACTATCAAAATTTACTACAGGTGTTTTCTGAGCGCGATGTTGATGTGGAATCCGTCGTGTCGGCTGGGTTGGCTTCGGCATTAGCGGTGACGATGCCTGAGGAAAAAAAGTTAGGTGTTTGTGTTTTAGATATTGGTGCAGGCACAACAGAGATTACTATCATTGCCAATAACGTGGTCAAGCATTCAGAAGTCATTCAAATAGGCGGCGAAGCGATCACCAGTGATGTCGCGTTTTTTATGCGTTCTACGACAGAAACAGCCGACTGGGCTAAACAACAAGTCGCTATCGATTTTGACTACCCTTTATCAGACACGTTAGAAATTCCAGGCCTTAGCGAAGCATCGCGCAGCTATCCCAAATACGAAATTGCAGAGGTAATCCGCGATCGCTGTGAAGACTTGATTCACATTGTGATGCAAAAAATCAACCGCGCTGGATTTGAATCAGCTTTTCCAGCGGGTTTTGTGATTTGCGGTGGCGGGGCACAGTTGCTGGGGATTGAAACACTCCTCATGCACCAAAGCCAGTTGCCTGTTCGCCGCGGTGAGGTCGAATTAACCATTAACGGCAAAACGGTCAAAGCCTGTCGCTATGCGACTTTGATGGGGTTGTTCATGTGTGCTTACGAAGAAGATTACAGCTCGGCACTGACGCAGCGACGAAAAAAAGGTATAATTAAGTCTATTGTGACCAGTGCTAAAACAGTGGTACAACGATTGCGACAATATTTTTAAATGTCAGAGGTTAACCTGTTGTTTAGACTGATTTTGGTGAGAGTGACGACAGAGTAGGCGATGATTTCAATAGAAAAAAATTAGGGGAGTGACATGTTTGAATTAATGGACAACAGCGAAACAGGTGTGCAACCTGCCGTCATTAAAGTGATTGGTGTCGGTGGTGGTGGCGGTAATGCCGTCCAGTACATGATGGATAGAGAATTGGCAGGTGTTGAGTTGTACTGTGCAAATACCGATTTGCAAGCATTGCATGTGTCTCCGGTGAAAAACAAGGTGCAATTAGGAAAAGAGGTCACGCGCGGGCTAGGTGCGGGGGCAAATCCAGAAATCGGTCGCAAATCGGCCGTTGAAGACAAAGAAAAGCTGGTTAGCATCTTGGATGGAACCGACATGCTATTTATTGCTGCTGGCATGGGCGGCGGGACTGGTACAGGTGCTGCGCCAGTGATTGCAGAAATTGCCAAAGAATTAGGTATTTTGACAGTTGCTGTCGTGACCAAACCTTTTACTTTTGAAGGGAATAAAAGGGGACAAGCGGCACTTGCTGGTATCAGTGAATTATCTGATCATGTGGACTCATTAATTACTATTCCGAATGATCGATTATTAGCGGTAATGGGCAAGTCAGCGAATATTTCACAGGCGTTTGACACGGCAAATGGCGTTTTGTTTGGTGCGGTTCAGGGGATTTCTGACTTAATTGTGCGCCCTGGTTTAATTAACGTTGATTTTGCTGATGTTAAAACCGTGATGTCCGAACGGGGTATTGCGATGATGGGCGCAGGTACAGCAACAGGGGAAAACCGAGCACAAGAGGCTGCCAGTCAAGCCATCTCAAGCCCATTGCTTGAAAATATCGACTTGTCGGGCGCCAAAGGCGTGTTAGTCAATATCACGGGCGGTGAGCAATTTGCGCTAGACGAGTTGGAAACGGTGGGTAATATCATTCGTGGCATTATGGATGAAGACGCGATGGTGGTTATCGGCACAGTCATTGACAAAGAGATTGAGGACGAATTACGCGTGACGATTGTGGCAACGGGAATTGATAACGCCAATAGCGATGCCAAAATTGCCAGTAAAGCGGCCGCGCAAGCGAGTCAAGCGGCACCCGCTAAGGCGCCACCAGAGCCAAAAAAACGCGGGGACTCACCATTTGAACTCGATATCCCTGCATTTTTGCGTAAAAAGGTCGATTAATTGATGCAATTTAAGGCGAAATTAAGGTGAAATTGAGTAATAGAGTTAGCACAGAATTAGCGCAAAATTAGCACAGAATTAGCAGTGGTAGACGAATAAGCGCGTAAAAATCGATTGCAAGTTACCTAATAATCGATGGTGCGTGGCGGACTGGTCTAATAACGTCAGTAGCGGCGTCAGTAGCGGACGAAGTATAACAAAGTGTAAACAAAGTATAAACAAAGTATAAACAAAGTATAAACAAAGTATAAACAAAGTATAACGAATAATATAACTAACCAATTAGATTGATGATTTTACAAAAAACACTCAAAAAACCCGTTGAAATTTCAGGTGTTGGCTTGCATTCTGGCAAAACCGTGAACATGCAACTATTACCAGCGCCTGCCAATCACGGTATTACCTTTGTTCGCAGTGATCTAAAGCCTGCTAAGCGTTTTCGTGCCTGCCCAACATTGGTGACAGATACGCGTTTATGTACGGTGATTAGTCAAGGCGGTGCGAGTGTTGCAACCATTGAACACATTATGGCGGCGCTTGCGGGGTTGGGGGTTGATAATGTCGAGATTGTCGTGGATGCGCCAGAAATTCCGATTGTCGATGGTTCGTCAGCGCCCTTTGTGTATGCGATTCAACACGTAGGCTTGTCAACGCAGGATGCTGAAAAACAGTTTATTTTTATCAAACGTGATGTCGAAGTTCGGGTAGAGGACAAATGGGCCAAGCTTAGCCCTTATTCCCGAGGATTTAAGATTGATTTTGCGATTGATTTTACACACCCAGCGATTCGTAAAACCAACAACCGAATTTCATTGAATTTGACTTCTCAACAGTTTGTTCAATCACTTTCACGCGCGAGAACCTTTGGCTTTTTAAGAGACAGCGAATATTTGCGTGAGAATAACCTAGCGCTCGGTGGTAGTTTAGAAAATGCCGTGGTGCTTGATGAGTATCGGGTACTCAATGAACAGGGGCTACGTTACGAAGATGAATTTGTTCGTCACAAAGCCCTAGATGCAGTAGGTGATTTGTATGTATCAGGTTATGCGATTGTTGGGCATTATATGGGATATAAATCCGGTCATGCGCTCAATAATGAATTATTCCGCGCGCTACTTGCTGACAGTCGTGCTTATGAAATTCGTGGCTTTACTGAAGCAGAGGTTGGTGCGTTGAGTCAAACAGGTCTGCAGACAGGGGAGTTACCAGCAACTGGCTGGGTGTTCTAACGCTATTTTTTTGCGTGATTTTCTTTGCGCTTACTCTCTTAGCGAAATTCTCTTAGCGATGTGCAGTTCCGCATCCGTGTTTTATGTTTACGTTGTGGCGCATTGTCGTGCCACATTACCTTCATGGGTAATGAATCCATTACTGCAATCCATTTATTTCGGCAATCCATTTATTACGGTATCCGTCACTGGGTAAATAGCGTTAAGTGTGAGTGGCGTTAAGTGTGAGTGGCCAAGTGTCAATCCCAGTGTGTCAATGACCTTCAGCTTTAATCGTCTAAAAGAAAAACTAAAGAAACACTAAACAAAAATGGCGCATTAGCCTAGCAACCAATGCGCCGTTTTTAGTGGTTGTTTGAATGCTTATTCAACAACGATTGTTCACGTTAGGCAGCCTTGACAGCGACCTTGGCTAACAATTCCAGCTAACAATCCCTAACTAATAATTCTAGCGAACAACAAAGACTGAAACTTTGGCGTAAGAGGCCATATGTCCACCGTGTGAGCTAAAGATATGATCCATAATGCCAGGTTCATGTGATGCCATAATAACCAAATCAGCGCCAATCTCTTCTGTCGCCTTTAATAGTCTCGAGTTGACCTCTGCGCTGGGGTCTGGTGATTTTAAATTAACAGCGTGTGCAGTGATGCTGTATTGCTTTGCTTTGTGTGCGGTAAATTCCTCTAGAATTTGTCCGTACTCGCCCGCACTGCTGGCAATTTCACTGGGTAGTTCGCCAGAGACGCTGACGAAATAAATTTCAGCGTTATATTCGTGTGCCATGTTACAGGCGACATCAACGGCTTTGGCGATTGTGTCACGATGCACTAGATCGACGGGTACCATGATT
This region includes:
- a CDS encoding cell division protein FtsQ/DivIB, with product MRDFASYVNNQRLPDKRGVSMRRDIDWWMEFVASKLAKCLFLLLLAAMLLLGKLFGQLAQDASRFPINDITLKGEIKITTAEKIHAALQPFNQTSFFGVDVNAVSASLHELPWIQQVSVERAWPDQLLIHVSEYDARYRWGDGYLLDASGSRFPNSGHQAFAALPLLIGPDGFESMVIDTYEKVEAVFLPIAAAKGQLPLKQLVLTPYLSWELHLDKQVVVKFGRDQFGERLQRFAEAYQVGKIPELEKLQTIDFRYRSGFAVKWQPAFAPKANEAELIDASHTEI
- the ftsA gene encoding cell division protein FtsA — protein: MKYGQIVAAIDIGSEKIVAALANISAQGDINLIALVEKQSKGVKKGGIANIALVKHTVNAVLDELEADGSYQIHSIISSISGINIVGHNADGRIVIKSNHITKHNVLQAAMIARDVAVQEGRHLLHLLKQDIIVDNQHGIDDPIGLIGETLELHAHAITTTQTHYQNLLQVFSERDVDVESVVSAGLASALAVTMPEEKKLGVCVLDIGAGTTEITIIANNVVKHSEVIQIGGEAITSDVAFFMRSTTETADWAKQQVAIDFDYPLSDTLEIPGLSEASRSYPKYEIAEVIRDRCEDLIHIVMQKINRAGFESAFPAGFVICGGGAQLLGIETLLMHQSQLPVRRGEVELTINGKTVKACRYATLMGLFMCAYEEDYSSALTQRRKKGIIKSIVTSAKTVVQRLRQYF
- the ftsZ gene encoding cell division protein FtsZ gives rise to the protein MFELMDNSETGVQPAVIKVIGVGGGGGNAVQYMMDRELAGVELYCANTDLQALHVSPVKNKVQLGKEVTRGLGAGANPEIGRKSAVEDKEKLVSILDGTDMLFIAAGMGGGTGTGAAPVIAEIAKELGILTVAVVTKPFTFEGNKRGQAALAGISELSDHVDSLITIPNDRLLAVMGKSANISQAFDTANGVLFGAVQGISDLIVRPGLINVDFADVKTVMSERGIAMMGAGTATGENRAQEAASQAISSPLLENIDLSGAKGVLVNITGGEQFALDELETVGNIIRGIMDEDAMVVIGTVIDKEIEDELRVTIVATGIDNANSDAKIASKAAAQASQAAPAKAPPEPKKRGDSPFELDIPAFLRKKVD
- the lpxC gene encoding UDP-3-O-acyl-N-acetylglucosamine deacetylase, yielding MILQKTLKKPVEISGVGLHSGKTVNMQLLPAPANHGITFVRSDLKPAKRFRACPTLVTDTRLCTVISQGGASVATIEHIMAALAGLGVDNVEIVVDAPEIPIVDGSSAPFVYAIQHVGLSTQDAEKQFIFIKRDVEVRVEDKWAKLSPYSRGFKIDFAIDFTHPAIRKTNNRISLNLTSQQFVQSLSRARTFGFLRDSEYLRENNLALGGSLENAVVLDEYRVLNEQGLRYEDEFVRHKALDAVGDLYVSGYAIVGHYMGYKSGHALNNELFRALLADSRAYEIRGFTEAEVGALSQTGLQTGELPATGWVF
- a CDS encoding universal stress protein is translated as MFSKIMVPVDLVHRDTIAKAVDVACNMAHEYNAEIYFVSVSGELPSEIASSAGEYGQILEEFTAHKAKQYSITAHAVNLKSPDPSAEVNSRLLKATEEIGADLVIMASHEPGIMDHIFSSHGGHMASYAKVSVFVVR